In Brevibacillus brevis, a genomic segment contains:
- a CDS encoding M23 family metallopeptidase, with amino-acid sequence MFREVDRVKERRRERLERIRLQSRDSFSPFVDDWKDPIEPTPEPYAFSLRDDDTVNSRHPHEKWGIQILASILLVGAAYVLFQTSLIPVTWKNSAREVMTRDFNFSGVADWYEARFGSLPTLLPSLNGPTAVPAAGSSKVAAGWKLPASWRIVKNFEPQSAKVVLDTGIGGQVLIGETGWVTFVGEKPGYGTTVIVRLTKGREVWLGNLDNVKVAKDDVLQAGQEIGTARAVNQTSRHLYLGVKQEEQFVNPLDVIPFE; translated from the coding sequence ATGTTTCGTGAAGTGGATCGAGTAAAGGAAAGAAGAAGGGAGCGGTTGGAGCGCATCCGCTTGCAGTCGCGGGATAGTTTTTCCCCTTTTGTGGACGATTGGAAGGATCCGATCGAGCCGACACCTGAGCCGTATGCTTTCTCGCTGCGGGACGACGACACCGTGAATTCGCGCCACCCGCACGAGAAGTGGGGGATCCAGATTCTCGCATCCATTCTGCTGGTCGGCGCAGCGTATGTCCTGTTTCAGACTTCCCTGATTCCCGTGACGTGGAAAAATTCAGCGCGCGAGGTCATGACGCGCGATTTTAATTTTTCCGGCGTTGCCGATTGGTACGAGGCCCGCTTCGGCTCCTTGCCGACGCTCTTGCCTTCGCTGAATGGCCCCACCGCCGTTCCCGCTGCGGGGAGCAGCAAAGTAGCAGCCGGCTGGAAGCTGCCGGCGTCGTGGAGAATCGTGAAGAACTTCGAACCGCAAAGCGCCAAAGTCGTGCTGGACACGGGAATCGGTGGACAGGTACTCATCGGAGAGACAGGATGGGTGACTTTTGTCGGAGAAAAGCCGGGGTACGGAACGACCGTGATCGTGCGGTTAACGAAGGGCCGCGAAGTTTGGCTGGGCAATCTGGACAACGTGAAGGTGGCGAAAGATGACGTCTTGCAGGCCGGGCAGGAAATCGGGACGGCACGCGCGGTCAATCAAACGTCGCGGCATCTTTATTTGGGAGTCAAGCAGGAGGAACAGTTTGTCAACCCGCTGGATGTGATCCCGTTTGAGTAA
- a CDS encoding cold-shock protein: MQQGIVKWFNAEKGYGFIQVEGGDDVFVHYSAIQSEGFKSLDEGQKVEFEIVQGSRGPQAASVTKL; encoded by the coding sequence ATGCAACAAGGTATCGTAAAATGGTTCAATGCAGAAAAAGGATACGGTTTCATCCAAGTTGAGGGTGGAGACGACGTATTCGTACATTACAGCGCGATCCAGTCAGAAGGTTTCAAATCTCTGGACGAAGGTCAAAAGGTTGAGTTCGAAATCGTACAAGGTAGCCGTGGACCTCAAGCTGCTAGCGTAACCAAACTGTAA